In bacterium, the DNA window CCTTCTTCATCACCTAATACTACACTACAACCTGGCTTAGTATTATCAACTTTAACAGTAATATTCTTTTCTGCATTATTACCAGCCTTATCTACGGTGATATAAGATATATCATAACTACCATCTGCATAGTTAGTGGTATTCCATGAGTAGCTGGTGGCATATGTATCCACCACACCATTAATAATAATGCGATAATCTTCAATTCCAGAGGTAGAATCTTGAGCAGAAAAACTAACTGTAACCTGTCCTGTAAGAATAGCACCATCTTTGGGATTATAATCGGTTATCTCAGGAGCAACCGTATCAATCCCACACCAATAACCCGGCTCTGCGTATCCTGACCAATTACCTGCATAATCTTTTGCCTTAAATCTAAAGGCATATTTATTCCCATGACTACCAGAATACCAAAAATCATAAATAGTATTTTTACAATCTTTATAGTCAATAAGATCATTAATTGCTACTTCTACATCTCCTTCTGCAACTCCTGATGTCTTATCAGAATACTCAAGGTCAATATAAAGATCGATACTCTTTACCCAGCCTTTAGGGTAATTAATAGAAACTTCAGGTGGAGTAGTATCAAGAGTGATAGTATCATCATCAGTCATACTATCTATTGGCTCATCCCACCAAAACCATGCATATACTATTTTATTTCCTTCTCCAGATGACAATGTCCAGGATTTAGATGTTTCAAAAGGTTCCCACTCACTCCAATCTGAATCCTCATTAGCAAAACACATCCAATCTGCCTTTGGAGTTGTTGATAAGGTAAGAGTAACATCACGAGAGTTTGTATAGGGAGCATTATTATTTATTACAATTGATCCTGAAACAGCTTTTACCTCAGCAATATTCAGTAAATTCAAGATAATAGAAATGGTAGATATGATAAAAGATAACTTCTTAATACCCATTTTACCCCTTCTTTTCGCTTACTGATTATTTTAATACCCCTAATTCCTTTTTAACCTTAGTCATCTCCTTAGCCGCTTTATCTAATACAGGTGAACTTCGAGAATCCATTAATTCTTCAAGCACTTTCAGTGCCTCCTGCAATTTCCCTTCTTCTTTTAACTCAAGTGCCTTATCAAACAATTTTTGTTGGTGTTGAAGTATTTTTTCATGCCACTCTTTGTATATTTGTTTCCTTTTCTCATCAGATATTTTGAAATGAGGAAGGGGTTTAGGCTCTGGTTTAGGTGTAAGTATTCTTTTTATCTTTTTAATAGCCATTTCTGCCTCTTTTGCTAATTTACTATCTGCTTGGGCAGTATCTACTACCTCCTGAAAACACGCTAATGCCTCTTTAAAGTTTCTTTCACGATAATATTTAATCCCTGAATTAAATTGATAATTTGGGTAATATTCTTTAGGTATTTCAATCTTAGGAGTCGGTTTAGGTTGAGATAATAAAGCATTTTTTCTTTTTTCTTCATTAATCTTATCAATCATATATTTAGCTTGATTAGATGCTTTAGTATCTGGATATTTTTTGATAATTGATTCAAAAATTTGTATAGCCTCATCGTATTTTTTTTGATTAGCAAATTTTATGCCGTTGACCAGTTCTATTTCTGGCAATGGATTTATTTTGGATTTTGAATCTGGGATTTGTTTAAGATGGTCTTTTAGTTCTTCAGTTCCTGTTTTTTTTAGTTTTCCTTTATCCATCATCACTTCCTTTTCATCTATACTTAACAATTTATCTTTTTCTGCCCAGGTTATATTAAAGCAAGTAATCAAAGTTAGTATTAAAACTAAAACAATAATTTTTTTAGTCATTTTTTTTCACCTCCATGATTTAGTTTTAGTACACGGATTTATCGGTGGTGTCTTAATCTAGCATAAAGGTTGAAATAGTGTAAGAAAAGGAGATATGGGGATTATGGAGATTAGGAGATAAATTCATTCTAAAATTTTGCAAAGGACTATGAATAATCTCCATCTCTCCCTGTAACCATTCAGCCACAGAGGCACAGAGTTCACAGAGAATTAGAGAAATTAGCCACAAATGGACACGAATTAACCTGTGACATTCGATAAATGTAATGCGAACCTTTAGGTTCGCTTTCCTGCTTGCCAGAAGCGAGGCTAAAGCCTCGCACTACAAATCTTTTTATTATTCGTGTTCATTCGTGGTTATATATTCGCTCTGTGTTCTCTGTGACTCTGTGGCTATATCCCTGAACGGTTACCTCTCCCTTTTCTCCTTATCCCCTTTTGGACACCAAATTTGCATAGATTTCACTATTAGAGTTATTTTCAGACACCACCGAAAATTCGTAATCTGTGTCCGTAATTAGGCTGAAGGTTGATGGTTGAAGATTCAGGTATAGTGCCTCGTGTCTCCTCTCCTTCTCCCTTTCTCCGTTTCCCCGTTTCTCCCTTTCTCATCTGTCCTCTGATGACTGCTTGCTTATTTCACCTTAACGATTCAAGTCTTTCTTCCGGAGCAATAATATCTGCAATGCGAACACCAAAGTTATCATCAATAACGACAACTCCGCCTTTCGCAATTAATTTACCGTTGACAAAAATATCGACTGGTTCATTAGCCATTTTATCTAACTCAACAATTGAGCCTGAACCTAAATCTAATATTTTTTTAATCGTCATTTTCTTTCGGCCAATTTCAACACTAACATTCATTGGGACATCCATTAACAGTTTTAAGTTTGCTGGTAATTGCTCTGTTTCAGTCGGTTTCAATCTGGTAAATTGAACTGGATGAACTCCCGGGGCAAATGCTGGTTTTTCTACTTCTTTAGGTTTTGCCGTCTCTCCCATAACCGTTTTAACTATTGGTTTAGCGATATTTAATGGTAGCAACTGAACTAATTTACCTTCACTTAAATCACCTAATGTCAGATTGTAATCTACCTCAACCACTTTACTTTCGCGGAATACAGGAAGGTCTTTGGGAACACCCTTCTGGAAATCAACGATCTTTATTTTAGGTGGGGAGGCGGTTACAGTTTTACCGATGGTCGATGACAAAGACACCGCAGAAGATTCTATCATTTGTCCTAATGCCTCACCCAGGGCACCTAAATACAAATCGTTTATTTCTTCAGGTGGTGAGGTTCCATCGCCACCCATCATTAAATCGGCAATCATTGCCCCGTGTTCTTTCAGAAAAACGATATAAGTTGGTCCTTTAATTCCACCAGAATATTCTACCTCAACCACAATTGCTGTGCCGGGGACCTCTTTTGTAATACTATCCGGAGTAATCTCATTGATTTCCGGAGCGGCAATAGTTACCTGTTTATTTAAAATAGTTGAAAGTGCAGTTGCCGCGGCGTTCATTGAAGAACCAGAAATATCTTTTAAAACACTACCTTCTTCTTTAGTCAATCCTGTTGTTCCTTCTTCTTCCTCTGCCTCTTCGCCTAAAAGAGCCTCTAATTCAGCTTGTGTAAGTTCATTTCCTCCAACCATTGGATTTTCGCCTCCTTTTCACCGGTTACCAATTACCAATTTTAGTAGACCTTTTTTGCCACTAAAAGTATAAGTCCCCCCTGGTTTGTTTTATGCCAGATAAATCTCTTAATCTTCCGATAAAAAGCCCTTATTTGTGGAAGTAATTTCTCTGACACCTCATAATCCAACCATCTTCTTGGGATACTTAAAGAGGTAACCGCTATAAGATTAAAACCATTTATATTGAATAATCTTTTTAATGTCTGATATGGAAAATTAAAAATATGTCCTTCTGCAAATAAAAAGTTAGTTAACCCTTTTTTTCCTCTTGCCTCTGCCCCAGAAACATTAGGCACAGTGGC includes these proteins:
- the fliN gene encoding flagellar motor switch protein FliN; translated protein: MVGGNELTQAELEALLGEEAEEEEGTTGLTKEEGSVLKDISGSSMNAAATALSTILNKQVTIAAPEINEITPDSITKEVPGTAIVVEVEYSGGIKGPTYIVFLKEHGAMIADLMMGGDGTSPPEEINDLYLGALGEALGQMIESSAVSLSSTIGKTVTASPPKIKIVDFQKGVPKDLPVFRESKVVEVDYNLTLGDLSEGKLVQLLPLNIAKPIVKTVMGETAKPKEVEKPAFAPGVHPVQFTRLKPTETEQLPANLKLLMDVPMNVSVEIGRKKMTIKKILDLGSGSIVELDKMANEPVDIFVNGKLIAKGGVVVIDDNFGVRIADIIAPEERLESLR
- a CDS encoding tetratricopeptide repeat protein, whose product is MTKKIIVLVLILTLITCFNITWAEKDKLLSIDEKEVMMDKGKLKKTGTEELKDHLKQIPDSKSKINPLPEIELVNGIKFANQKKYDEAIQIFESIIKKYPDTKASNQAKYMIDKINEEKRKNALLSQPKPTPKIEIPKEYYPNYQFNSGIKYYRERNFKEALACFQEVVDTAQADSKLAKEAEMAIKKIKRILTPKPEPKPLPHFKISDEKRKQIYKEWHEKILQHQQKLFDKALELKEEGKLQEALKVLEELMDSRSSPVLDKAAKEMTKVKKELGVLK